One Allostreptomyces psammosilenae DNA segment encodes these proteins:
- a CDS encoding HNH endonuclease — protein sequence MPHVLVLNASHEPLGVVSMRRALVLVLTQKAVCLEESGAVVRGATHTLPVPSVVRLTRFVRIPYRGPVPLTRRALFARDHGRCVYCGAVATSVDHVVPRSRGGTHTWDNVVAACRSCNHLKADRPITELGWRIRPAPAPPHGLAWRIIGTGHRDPRWLPYLRPYGGDQYVASRRAATAALREGAELDGIGA from the coding sequence GTGCCGCATGTCCTCGTCCTGAACGCGTCACACGAACCGCTCGGGGTCGTGTCGATGCGCCGAGCCCTGGTGCTGGTGCTCACCCAGAAGGCGGTGTGCCTGGAGGAGTCAGGCGCGGTCGTCCGTGGCGCCACCCACACCCTCCCCGTGCCCAGCGTGGTACGCCTGACCCGCTTCGTCCGCATCCCCTACCGCGGACCGGTCCCGCTCACCAGGCGGGCGCTGTTCGCCCGGGACCACGGGCGCTGCGTCTACTGCGGGGCCGTCGCCACCAGCGTCGACCACGTCGTGCCCCGCAGCCGCGGCGGCACCCACACCTGGGACAACGTGGTGGCGGCCTGCCGCAGCTGCAACCACCTCAAGGCCGACCGGCCCATCACCGAGCTGGGATGGCGGATCCGTCCGGCCCCCGCCCCACCGCACGGGCTGGCCTGGCGCATCATCGGCACGGGGCACCGCGACCCCCGCTGGCTGCCCTACTTGCGCCCCTACGGCGGCGACCAGTACGTGGCCTCCCGCCGGGCGGCGACGGCGGCGCTGCGCGAGGGAGCCGAGCTGGACGGCATCGGGGCCTGA
- a CDS encoding glutamate ABC transporter substrate-binding protein — protein MATGEAEGYPSAGAAADAGPRAARRGGVGRRGRSAAALAVALAVLPGVAAGAPSPRSVAPAAAAAGSAAAVPAAAADDCDPRISLNPDGPIEGPDVEEIVQRGTLVAGVDQNSYLFGYRQASDGQLVGFDIDIVKAIAEELLGDEDAVEYRTVSTARRFEALRNNEVDLMVRTVTSTCEREEIEGVDFSTPYFTSGQQLLVPKGSGFTSIADLAGRPVCTAEGSTGEAELADPAHRVEVVTTGEQLDCLVRLQRGLVDATLSDSALQAGQAAQDPQMEAVGPLLTEELYGVVVDRDDQALLRVVNGVLERWFASDSTEPGESWRASYDFWLAEHMGPAEPPPAPLWHD, from the coding sequence ATGGCGACGGGCGAGGCTGAGGGGTACCCGAGCGCGGGGGCCGCGGCGGACGCCGGGCCGCGGGCTGCCCGGCGGGGCGGGGTGGGCCGCCGCGGCCGGTCGGCCGCCGCGCTGGCGGTGGCGCTGGCCGTGCTGCCGGGGGTGGCCGCCGGCGCGCCCTCCCCGAGGAGCGTGGCGCCCGCCGCGGCGGCGGCCGGCTCGGCCGCCGCGGTCCCGGCCGCCGCGGCGGACGACTGCGACCCGCGGATCAGCCTGAACCCGGACGGGCCGATCGAGGGCCCCGACGTCGAGGAGATCGTGCAGCGCGGCACGCTGGTGGCCGGGGTGGACCAGAACAGCTACCTGTTCGGCTACCGCCAGGCCTCGGACGGCCAGCTCGTCGGCTTCGACATCGACATCGTCAAGGCGATCGCCGAGGAGCTGCTCGGCGACGAGGACGCCGTGGAGTACCGCACCGTCTCCACCGCCCGGCGCTTCGAGGCGCTGCGGAACAACGAGGTGGACCTGATGGTCCGCACCGTCACCAGTACCTGCGAGCGCGAGGAGATCGAGGGCGTCGACTTCTCCACGCCCTACTTCACCTCCGGGCAGCAGCTGCTCGTCCCGAAGGGCTCGGGCTTCACGTCGATCGCGGACCTGGCCGGACGCCCGGTGTGCACGGCGGAGGGCTCCACCGGCGAGGCGGAGCTGGCGGATCCCGCGCACCGGGTCGAGGTGGTCACCACGGGCGAGCAGCTCGACTGCCTGGTCCGGCTGCAGCGCGGCCTGGTGGACGCCACGCTGAGCGACAGCGCCCTGCAGGCCGGTCAGGCGGCGCAGGACCCCCAGATGGAGGCGGTCGGGCCGCTGCTCACCGAGGAGCTGTACGGGGTGGTGGTGGACCGGGACGACCAGGCGCTGCTGCGCGTGGTCAACGGTGTGCTGGAGCGGTGGTTCGCCAGCGACAGCACGGAGCCCGGGGAGAGCTGGCGGGCCAGCTACGACTTCTGGCTGGCGGAGCACATGGGGCCCGCCGAGCCGCCGCCGGCCCCGCTGTGGCACGACTGA
- the malQ gene encoding 4-alpha-glucanotransferase — MRRLAALHGIDVSYESGGRVLPVAAETVVAVLAAFGVDASDAAAGRRALEEYAARDRRRLLPAFTTAVAGRPCSVRVPEGAQVWLELEDGGEIRDLPRTPYADRRGLPEGLPLGVHRLRARLGAEHGRGDGGEVTAEGALAVTPRRLGPPPGPGWGLMAQLYSVLSRRSWGMGDLADLAELASWSARELGAGFVQINPLHAAIPVPPADPSPYRPSSRRFPDPVYLAVERVPEYAHLEAADRARVDELAARARALTGGVLREGALIDRDAVWTLKRAALEIVHRVARGVGREADYRAFLAREGAALEDHATWCALAERHGPAWRSWPAALRDPRSAAVRRARADAADRVDFHRWLVWLCEEQLAEAQRRAVAAGMPIGLVHDLAVGVHPEGADAWALQGVLAPGVTVGAPPDAFSPHGQDWSLPAWRPDALAEAGYGPYRELLRAVSRHAGAVRVDHVMGLFRLWWVPEGAPPTAGAYVRYDAEAMVGLLALEAHRAGTAVIGEDLGTVEPGVREVLADRGVLGTSVLWFERDYARGADGVSGRAPVLPPGRWRELCLATVTTHDLPPTAARLSGDAVRLRHRLGLLGGEAALEGELAADAVELEEWLGILVEAGLLPEGAGEAVGAGGGEAGAGGGGEELAERRVVEALHRFLLRTPARLVGVWLPDGVGDRRPQNVPGTFDEYPNWRLPVADPRGRPLSLEELVRSDRLRSLARVFATRSARR; from the coding sequence CTGCGCCGCCTGGCCGCCCTGCACGGCATCGACGTCTCCTACGAGAGCGGCGGCCGGGTACTGCCGGTGGCCGCCGAGACGGTGGTGGCGGTGCTGGCCGCGTTCGGCGTGGACGCCTCCGACGCGGCGGCCGGTCGGCGCGCCCTGGAGGAGTACGCGGCCCGCGACCGGCGCCGCCTGCTGCCGGCCTTCACCACCGCCGTCGCCGGCCGCCCGTGTTCCGTGCGGGTGCCGGAGGGAGCTCAGGTGTGGCTGGAGCTGGAGGACGGCGGGGAGATCCGCGACCTCCCCCGCACCCCGTACGCGGACCGGCGCGGCCTGCCGGAGGGGCTGCCGCTGGGTGTGCACCGGCTGCGGGCCCGGTTGGGGGCGGAGCACGGCCGGGGCGACGGGGGCGAGGTGACCGCCGAGGGCGCGCTCGCGGTGACGCCCCGGCGGCTCGGCCCTCCCCCGGGGCCCGGCTGGGGGCTCATGGCGCAGCTGTACTCGGTGCTCTCCCGCCGTTCCTGGGGCATGGGCGACCTCGCGGACCTGGCCGAGCTGGCCTCCTGGTCGGCCCGTGAACTGGGGGCCGGCTTCGTGCAGATCAACCCGCTGCACGCGGCGATCCCGGTGCCGCCCGCGGATCCCTCGCCCTACCGCCCCTCCTCGCGCCGCTTCCCCGATCCGGTGTACCTGGCGGTGGAGCGGGTGCCGGAGTACGCCCACCTGGAAGCGGCGGACCGGGCGAGGGTGGACGAGCTGGCGGCCCGTGCCCGCGCGCTGACCGGCGGGGTGCTGCGCGAGGGCGCCCTGATCGACCGGGACGCGGTGTGGACCCTCAAGCGCGCCGCGTTGGAGATCGTCCACCGGGTGGCGCGGGGCGTGGGGCGGGAGGCCGACTACCGGGCCTTCCTGGCCCGGGAGGGCGCGGCCCTGGAGGACCACGCCACGTGGTGCGCGCTCGCCGAGCGGCACGGCCCGGCCTGGCGGAGCTGGCCGGCCGCCCTCCGCGACCCGCGGTCGGCCGCGGTGCGCCGGGCGCGGGCGGACGCGGCCGACCGGGTGGACTTCCACCGCTGGTTGGTGTGGCTGTGTGAGGAGCAGCTGGCGGAGGCGCAGCGGCGGGCGGTGGCCGCCGGGATGCCGATCGGTCTGGTGCACGACCTGGCGGTGGGGGTGCATCCGGAGGGGGCGGACGCGTGGGCGCTGCAGGGCGTGCTGGCGCCGGGGGTGACGGTGGGGGCGCCGCCGGACGCCTTCAGCCCGCACGGGCAGGACTGGTCGCTGCCGGCGTGGCGGCCGGACGCCCTGGCGGAGGCCGGGTACGGGCCCTACCGGGAGTTGCTGCGCGCGGTGTCGCGGCACGCCGGGGCGGTGCGGGTGGACCACGTGATGGGGCTGTTCCGGTTGTGGTGGGTGCCGGAGGGGGCGCCGCCGACCGCGGGCGCGTATGTGCGCTACGACGCGGAGGCGATGGTGGGTCTGCTGGCGTTGGAGGCGCACCGGGCGGGGACGGCGGTGATCGGCGAGGACCTCGGCACGGTGGAGCCGGGGGTGCGGGAGGTGCTGGCGGACCGTGGGGTGCTGGGCACCTCCGTGCTGTGGTTCGAACGGGACTACGCCCGTGGGGCGGACGGGGTGTCCGGGCGGGCGCCGGTGCTGCCGCCGGGGCGCTGGCGTGAGCTGTGTCTGGCGACGGTGACCACGCATGACCTGCCGCCCACGGCGGCCCGGCTGTCCGGTGACGCGGTGCGGCTGCGGCACCGTCTCGGGCTGCTCGGCGGGGAGGCGGCGCTGGAGGGGGAGCTGGCGGCGGACGCGGTGGAGCTGGAGGAGTGGCTGGGGATCCTGGTGGAGGCCGGGCTGCTGCCGGAGGGGGCCGGGGAGGCGGTGGGCGCCGGGGGCGGGGAGGCGGGTGCCGGGGGTGGGGGTGAGGAGCTGGCGGAGCGGCGGGTGGTGGAGGCGCTGCACCGGTTCCTGCTGCGCACTCCGGCGCGGCTGGTGGGGGTGTGGCTGCCGGACGGGGTGGGTGACCGGCGTCCGCAGAACGTCCCGGGCACCTTCGACGAGTACCCGAACTGGCGGCTGCCGGTGGCCGACCCCCGGGGGCGCCCGCTCTCCCTGGAGGAGCTGGTGCGCAGCGACCGCCTGCGCTCGCTGGCCCGGGTGTTCGCCACCCGTTCCGCGCGCCGGTGA
- a CDS encoding amidase: protein MAQPHDLTMAEQTEQIRRGKLSPVELTEHYLARIERLNDEVGAYLSVNPERAREQAEELARRAVQYRAARREGLHVDPLPPLLGAVVPIKDLTPVAGLPCTYGSAAMDGSRPAREDARVVELLRDAGTVMPGKTNTPEFGLPAYTENRLAPPARSPWDLRLGAGGSSGGAAAAVAAGLASAAHGTDGAGSIRIPASACGLVGFKPSRGRVTTAPGGDASGLAVHGPIARTVLDAALLLDAMSRPEPGDPFPAAPLLTGENFAQYASDGFRQAQHTGRTARRLRIGRWVETDRAGLKPDQACLDAWDEAAALLESLGHEVVDAHQPMREGDRESFSAVWSVMAAYTSVPPEREERLMPITRWLRERGKEVGGVEYVRALAAMQTVARRASRAVDQFDAVLTPTLAQLPAEVGALRDDEAPEADFEAQTDFTPYTMLWNLTGRPAVSLPLSWAPSPLDPGREVPVGVMLSARQGQDAALFQLAGQLEAARPWAHRRSPLW from the coding sequence GTGGCGCAACCGCATGACCTCACCATGGCCGAGCAGACCGAGCAGATCCGCCGCGGGAAACTCTCCCCGGTCGAATTGACCGAGCATTATCTGGCCCGAATCGAACGGTTGAACGACGAGGTGGGCGCCTATCTGTCGGTAAACCCCGAACGGGCGCGGGAACAGGCCGAGGAACTCGCGCGGCGGGCCGTGCAGTACCGCGCCGCGCGCCGCGAGGGCCTGCACGTCGATCCGCTGCCGCCGCTGCTCGGCGCGGTCGTGCCGATCAAGGACCTCACGCCCGTGGCGGGGCTGCCCTGCACCTACGGTTCGGCCGCCATGGACGGCTCCCGCCCCGCCCGCGAGGACGCCCGGGTGGTGGAACTGCTGCGCGACGCCGGCACGGTGATGCCGGGCAAGACCAACACCCCCGAGTTCGGTCTCCCGGCCTACACCGAGAACCGGCTGGCCCCGCCGGCGCGCTCGCCGTGGGACCTCCGGCTCGGCGCCGGCGGTTCCAGCGGGGGCGCCGCCGCCGCGGTGGCCGCCGGGCTGGCGTCCGCCGCGCACGGCACCGACGGCGCGGGGTCGATCCGCATCCCGGCGAGCGCCTGCGGCCTGGTGGGCTTCAAGCCGTCTCGCGGCCGGGTGACGACCGCGCCGGGGGGCGACGCCTCCGGGCTGGCGGTGCACGGCCCGATCGCCCGCACGGTCCTGGACGCCGCGCTGCTCCTGGACGCCATGTCGCGCCCCGAGCCCGGCGACCCGTTCCCCGCCGCGCCCTTGCTGACCGGGGAGAACTTCGCCCAGTACGCCTCCGACGGGTTCCGGCAGGCCCAGCACACCGGCCGCACGGCGCGGCGGCTGCGGATCGGCCGCTGGGTGGAGACCGACCGTGCGGGGCTGAAGCCGGACCAGGCGTGCCTGGACGCCTGGGACGAGGCGGCGGCGTTGCTGGAGTCGCTGGGCCACGAGGTGGTGGACGCGCACCAGCCGATGCGGGAGGGCGACCGGGAATCGTTCTCCGCGGTGTGGTCGGTGATGGCCGCCTACACCTCGGTGCCGCCGGAGCGGGAGGAGCGGCTGATGCCGATCACCCGCTGGCTGCGCGAGCGCGGCAAGGAGGTCGGCGGCGTGGAGTACGTGCGGGCGCTGGCGGCGATGCAGACCGTGGCCCGCCGCGCCTCGCGCGCCGTGGACCAGTTCGACGCCGTCCTGACGCCGACGCTGGCGCAGCTCCCCGCGGAGGTGGGCGCGCTCCGCGACGACGAGGCGCCGGAGGCGGACTTCGAGGCGCAGACCGACTTCACCCCCTACACCATGCTGTGGAACCTGACCGGCCGGCCGGCGGTGTCGCTGCCGCTGTCCTGGGCGCCGTCGCCGCTGGACCCGGGCCGGGAGGTCCCGGTGGGGGTCATGCTCTCCGCCCGGCAGGGGCAGGACGCGGCGCTGTTCCAGCTCGCGGGCCAGCTGGAGGCCGCCCGGCCGTGGGCGCACCGCCGCTCCCCGCTGTGGTGA
- a CDS encoding beta-N-acetylglucosaminidase domain-containing protein — translation MMHRPADDGSRPARPRRRTRLRAFAGLTTVVVLGGSLSAAAAQEPLPTTVADTAADASGDAGRPRETEPSQVTTAREAADAAAESAARDGLGRGPEPATAPVRVGELAAPEVTPRPREVSVAGEGVVLTRTVRLVAHPGADPAALGALRGLLTAAGVRIVEDAAEGAAEADAAVDDALTIHVSGEGGAGVAAALERLSAAGPDGLPAGGYVLAVGTLDADGGTGGDGTGGEGDAAAPPAGPSAAVGAGTVVLAGVDGAGTFAAVQTLRQLVVGSDAGPALPAVRVRDWPGTPVRGLVEGFYGQPWSHQQRLAQLDFLGSTKQNAYLYAPADDPYRRARWREPYPADRADEVRELVARARANHVELIWAVAPGQSICHGSAADAEALTAKLESLWELGVRRFQIQFQDVSYSEWHCGTDGELFGSGPTAAARAQAHLVGEVWERLTARHPQAPSLWLLPTEHHQDGATEYRTALAEALHPSVRVAWTGVGVVPAEITAEQVAEARAAVGHPLVTMDDYPVNDYDSGRLFLGPYTGRAPEVATGSAALLANAMAQPVASRIALSTSGDFAWNPEGYDAQASWEVALRRLAGGDPAAERALRLLAENSASSPLREEESSPLAARIAALEEAEATSASGASGADAPLAEAARALRADLAELGTVPEALAGLADGELAREVGPWLEELAGRGEAGVAAVDALTALRGGDGAEAWRQRLAAQRAARRLAETPQEVGVGVLDAFVERVLARHDAWAGVAGDGRRATTTMPQAQDHGPEAMVDGRSDTYYWSGTAPQPGDAVGVDLGTVRPVEAVRVDLGSGVPGDPGAGDVLVEAELEYSDGAGGWLSAGRVSGSETVEVTLPEGTAARYLRLRATAAQDHAVAVREFAVRAPDAVGLRAQVVPVPADDQPTEGRPADGAAAEGAEDGGAQGRPAEVPPDVAPEVPADIPPDAPAEGAWPTVSGDDAAGPRRAVDGDLGTAFPVTADGSALVVRLSEERPLERLAVAAAPADPRLDADAVPPARVEVRAADGSWRELGELSGGWNEWDAADVRVDAVRVTWPEGTDGLQLFEVVPRYADTPGVYARAESARAQPLIGGDPVRVPLRLTSAAARDVEVAVRVSVDGTGVTASAPERVTLPRGGSLLVPVEVVAAADAPSGERRLVVRLEAEGRVVEQVVTVGAYPAVGSRDLAAEAGATSSGDETPDFPAAAAVDGDPLTRWSSPADDDAWLLLDLGRPRRVGEVVLRWQDAYAAAYRIEVSSDGRQWRTAATVTDGRGGVETVRMDAADTRFVRVQGVRRATKFGYSLVDVEVRAVAE, via the coding sequence ATGATGCACCGCCCTGCCGATGACGGATCCCGGCCCGCGCGGCCGCGCCGGCGGACCCGGCTGCGGGCCTTCGCGGGCCTGACCACGGTGGTCGTCCTGGGCGGCAGCCTGTCGGCCGCCGCCGCGCAGGAACCGCTGCCGACCACGGTTGCCGACACCGCGGCGGACGCGTCCGGGGACGCCGGCAGGCCGCGGGAGACCGAGCCCTCCCAGGTGACGACGGCCCGGGAGGCCGCCGACGCGGCGGCCGAGTCGGCGGCGCGGGACGGCCTCGGCCGGGGGCCGGAGCCCGCCACCGCCCCGGTCCGGGTCGGGGAGCTGGCGGCGCCCGAGGTCACGCCGCGTCCCCGGGAGGTGTCGGTCGCCGGCGAGGGCGTGGTGCTGACCCGCACGGTGCGGCTGGTGGCGCACCCGGGCGCGGACCCGGCGGCGCTCGGGGCGCTGCGCGGGCTGCTGACGGCGGCCGGGGTGCGGATCGTGGAGGACGCGGCGGAGGGTGCGGCGGAGGCCGACGCGGCCGTCGACGACGCGCTGACCATCCATGTCTCCGGTGAAGGTGGCGCCGGGGTGGCAGCGGCGCTGGAGCGGCTGTCCGCCGCCGGGCCGGACGGGCTCCCGGCCGGCGGCTACGTGCTGGCCGTCGGCACCCTCGACGCCGACGGCGGTACGGGCGGCGACGGAACGGGCGGCGAGGGCGACGCGGCCGCGCCCCCGGCCGGGCCGTCCGCAGCGGTCGGCGCCGGCACGGTGGTGCTCGCCGGGGTGGACGGGGCTGGGACCTTCGCCGCCGTGCAGACCCTGCGGCAGCTCGTGGTGGGGTCCGACGCCGGTCCCGCGCTGCCCGCCGTCCGGGTGCGGGACTGGCCGGGCACCCCCGTGCGCGGCCTGGTGGAGGGCTTCTACGGCCAGCCGTGGAGCCATCAGCAGCGCCTCGCCCAACTGGACTTCCTCGGCTCGACGAAGCAGAACGCCTACCTCTACGCGCCCGCCGACGATCCCTACCGCCGCGCCCGCTGGCGCGAGCCGTACCCGGCGGACCGCGCCGACGAGGTGCGGGAGCTGGTGGCACGGGCGCGGGCCAACCACGTGGAGCTGATCTGGGCGGTGGCCCCGGGGCAGTCGATCTGCCACGGCTCCGCGGCCGACGCCGAGGCGCTGACCGCCAAGCTGGAGTCGCTGTGGGAGCTCGGCGTGCGCCGCTTCCAGATCCAGTTCCAGGACGTCAGCTACAGCGAGTGGCACTGCGGCACCGACGGCGAGCTGTTCGGCAGCGGTCCGACGGCCGCCGCGCGCGCCCAGGCGCACCTGGTGGGCGAGGTGTGGGAGCGGCTGACCGCCCGGCATCCGCAGGCGCCCTCGCTGTGGCTGCTGCCGACCGAGCACCACCAGGACGGCGCCACCGAGTACCGCACGGCGCTGGCCGAGGCGCTGCACCCCTCGGTGCGGGTCGCCTGGACGGGTGTCGGCGTGGTGCCGGCCGAGATCACCGCCGAGCAGGTGGCGGAGGCCCGCGCGGCCGTCGGCCACCCGCTGGTGACCATGGACGACTACCCGGTCAACGACTACGACTCCGGGCGGCTCTTCCTCGGCCCGTACACCGGGCGCGCGCCGGAGGTGGCCACCGGGTCGGCGGCGCTGCTGGCGAACGCCATGGCGCAGCCGGTGGCCTCCCGGATCGCGCTGTCCACCAGCGGGGACTTCGCCTGGAACCCGGAGGGGTACGACGCGCAGGCGTCGTGGGAGGTGGCGCTGCGGCGGCTGGCCGGCGGGGATCCGGCCGCCGAGCGGGCGCTGCGGCTGCTCGCCGAGAACAGCGCCTCCTCGCCGCTGCGCGAGGAGGAGTCCTCCCCGCTGGCCGCCCGGATCGCCGCGCTGGAGGAGGCCGAAGCCACCTCCGCCTCGGGCGCCTCCGGTGCCGACGCGCCGCTGGCGGAGGCCGCGCGGGCGCTGCGCGCCGACCTCGCGGAGCTGGGCACCGTCCCGGAGGCGCTGGCCGGGTTGGCGGACGGGGAGCTGGCCCGGGAGGTAGGGCCGTGGCTGGAGGAGCTGGCGGGACGGGGCGAGGCCGGGGTGGCCGCCGTGGACGCGCTGACCGCGCTGCGCGGCGGGGACGGCGCGGAGGCCTGGCGGCAGCGGCTGGCCGCGCAGCGGGCGGCGCGGCGGCTGGCCGAGACCCCGCAGGAGGTCGGGGTCGGGGTGCTGGACGCGTTCGTGGAGCGGGTGCTGGCCCGGCACGACGCCTGGGCCGGGGTGGCCGGGGACGGCCGCCGGGCGACGACCACCATGCCGCAGGCCCAGGACCACGGCCCGGAGGCGATGGTGGACGGCCGCTCGGACACCTATTACTGGTCGGGCACGGCGCCGCAGCCGGGCGACGCCGTCGGCGTGGACCTGGGCACGGTGCGCCCGGTGGAGGCGGTCCGGGTGGATCTGGGCAGCGGCGTGCCCGGCGACCCGGGGGCGGGCGACGTGCTGGTGGAGGCGGAGCTGGAGTACTCCGACGGCGCCGGGGGGTGGCTGAGCGCGGGGCGGGTCAGCGGCTCGGAGACGGTGGAGGTGACGCTGCCGGAGGGCACGGCGGCGCGGTACCTGCGGCTGCGGGCGACGGCGGCGCAGGACCACGCGGTGGCGGTCCGTGAGTTCGCCGTGCGGGCGCCGGACGCCGTGGGCCTGCGGGCCCAGGTGGTCCCCGTGCCCGCCGACGACCAGCCGACCGAGGGGCGTCCCGCCGACGGCGCCGCCGCGGAGGGCGCGGAGGACGGCGGCGCGCAGGGCCGGCCCGCGGAGGTCCCGCCGGACGTCGCGCCAGAGGTCCCGGCGGACATCCCGCCGGACGCCCCGGCGGAGGGCGCGTGGCCGACCGTGTCGGGCGACGACGCCGCGGGGCCGAGGCGCGCGGTGGACGGCGACCTCGGCACGGCGTTCCCGGTGACGGCGGACGGCTCGGCGCTGGTGGTGCGGCTGTCCGAGGAGCGGCCGCTGGAGCGGCTCGCGGTGGCGGCCGCCCCCGCCGATCCGCGCCTGGACGCCGACGCGGTGCCGCCGGCCCGGGTGGAGGTGCGTGCCGCCGACGGCTCCTGGCGGGAGCTGGGTGAGCTGAGCGGCGGCTGGAACGAGTGGGACGCCGCCGACGTGCGGGTGGACGCGGTGCGGGTGACCTGGCCGGAGGGCACTGACGGGCTCCAGCTCTTCGAGGTCGTGCCGCGCTACGCGGACACCCCCGGCGTGTACGCGCGGGCAGAGAGCGCGCGGGCGCAGCCGCTGATCGGCGGCGACCCGGTGCGGGTGCCGCTGCGGCTGACCTCGGCGGCGGCCCGCGACGTCGAGGTGGCGGTGCGTGTGTCGGTGGACGGCACGGGCGTGACGGCCTCCGCGCCGGAGCGGGTGACGCTGCCGCGGGGCGGCTCGCTGCTGGTGCCGGTCGAGGTGGTGGCCGCCGCCGACGCGCCCTCCGGGGAGCGCCGGCTGGTGGTGCGCCTGGAGGCGGAGGGCCGGGTGGTGGAGCAGGTGGTGACGGTGGGGGCGTATCCGGCGGTGGGCTCGCGCGACCTCGCGGCGGAGGCCGGGGCCACCTCGTCCGGGGACGAGACGCCGGACTTCCCGGCCGCCGCGGCGGTGGACGGCGACCCGCTGACGCGGTGGTCCTCCCCGGCCGACGACGACGCCTGGCTGCTGCTGGACCTGGGGCGCCCGCGGCGGGTGGGCGAGGTGGTGCTGCGCTGGCAGGACGCCTACGCGGCGGCCTACCGGATCGAGGTGTCCTCGGACGGGCGGCAGTGGCGGACGGCGGCCACCGTGACCGATGGGCGCGGCGGGGTGGAGACGGTCCGGATGGACGCGGCCGACACCCGGTTCGTCCGGGTGCAGGGCGTGCGGCGGGCCACCAAGTTCGGCTACTCGCTGGTGGACGTCGAGGTGCGGGCGGTCGCCGAGTGA